Proteins encoded by one window of Fusobacterium varium:
- a CDS encoding alpha/beta hydrolase yields the protein MKFSYSDIGKGKTIIFVHSYLWDKEMWQPQLEFFKDNFRCIAIDLPGHGNSLFNNISSLSELAKEIKNFIDGLNIDNYIYVGLSVGGMLAPYIYNIDKDKISKLVIMDSFSGDEPIEMKQLYFSMLDTIEKEEKIPEELANKIAPIFFSPQIDKNSQLYLNFLKKLKGFSKDNLKYIVPFGRVIFGRENSLELLKNIQIPTYFITGEFDIPRPFHEAELMSKYVANSKLIKISKAGHISNLENSYETNKILFNIFNS from the coding sequence GGAAAAGGAAAAACTATAATTTTTGTTCACTCTTATCTTTGGGATAAAGAGATGTGGCAACCTCAACTTGAGTTTTTTAAAGATAATTTTAGATGTATTGCTATTGATCTTCCTGGACATGGCAACTCTTTATTTAATAATATTTCATCTCTAAGTGAATTAGCAAAAGAGATTAAAAATTTTATAGATGGTTTAAATATTGATAACTATATCTATGTAGGACTTTCTGTTGGTGGAATGTTAGCTCCATATATTTACAATATAGATAAGGATAAAATCTCTAAATTAGTTATTATGGATTCTTTTTCTGGAGATGAACCAATAGAGATGAAACAACTTTATTTTTCAATGTTAGATACTATTGAAAAAGAGGAAAAAATACCTGAAGAGTTAGCAAATAAAATAGCCCCTATTTTTTTCTCTCCACAAATAGATAAAAATTCTCAACTTTATTTAAATTTTTTAAAAAAATTAAAAGGATTCTCTAAAGATAACTTGAAATATATTGTACCATTTGGAAGAGTTATTTTTGGAAGAGAAAATTCATTAGAGCTTTTAAAAAATATTCAAATCCCAACATATTTTATTACTGGAGAGTTTGATATTCCTAGACCTTTTCATGAAGCTGAGCTTATGTCTAAATACGTAGCTAATTCAAAATTAATTAAGATATCTAAAGCTGGACATATCTCTAATCTTGAAAACTCTTATGAAACTAATAAAATATTATTTAATATCTTTAATTCTTAA